One genomic segment of Methanothermococcus okinawensis IH1 includes these proteins:
- a CDS encoding DUF1611 domain-containing protein — translation MIIKTAKLSHKNKISDGLKKFANISIIGYGCISSGIYQSNNTINNKNNSATNNNYDTFIWTKEILESSEVEIWKKTIINEIKNGKNIYNMARLYRITDYKELVDFAKIHNVEFFDCSNPNLFDEYKEYAKMGLNGIDSKVITIMGTGRQCGKFTTSMVLKHELGKYFKVGTVGTEPQSKLCGIDEMVIPQLVPTCHVASTIFGAIKKVDLNNNDVIIVSGQTGIFSNPLEVGTGRGGGVISIAILLGSNPDYIILASNTDDINCIKKNINTIELLSGKKVIGITINGKNFKDKKILKTYWMIYPIN, via the coding sequence ATGATTATAAAAACGGCAAAATTATCTCACAAAAACAAGATTTCGGATGGATTAAAAAAATTTGCCAATATATCCATAATAGGATATGGATGCATAAGCTCAGGTATTTATCAAAGTAATAATACTATTAATAATAAAAATAATAGTGCTACCAATAATAATTACGATACATTTATCTGGACAAAGGAAATTCTTGAATCATCAGAGGTAGAAATTTGGAAAAAAACTATTATAAATGAGATAAAAAATGGTAAAAATATATACAATATGGCAAGACTTTATAGAATAACCGATTATAAGGAGCTCGTAGATTTTGCCAAAATACATAATGTTGAATTTTTCGATTGTTCAAATCCCAATTTGTTTGATGAATATAAAGAATATGCCAAAATGGGATTAAATGGTATCGATTCAAAGGTAATTACAATAATGGGAACAGGAAGGCAATGTGGGAAATTTACCACATCTATGGTTTTAAAACATGAGCTCGGAAAATATTTTAAGGTAGGCACAGTCGGAACAGAACCGCAATCTAAATTATGCGGAATAGATGAGATGGTAATACCACAACTTGTTCCCACATGCCATGTTGCTTCTACAATATTTGGGGCTATTAAAAAAGTTGATTTGAATAATAACGATGTAATTATTGTATCTGGACAAACAGGTATATTTTCGAATCCATTAGAGGTTGGAACTGGAAGAGGGGGGGGCGTTATTAGTATAGCTATTCTTCTCGGTTCAAATCCTGATTATATTATACTCGCATCAAATACTGATGACATAAACTGCATAAAAAAGAATATAAACACCATAGAATTATTAAGTGGTAAAAAGGTTATTGGAATTACCATAAACGGCAAAAATTTTAAAGATAAAAAAATTTTAAAAACTTATTGGATGATATATCCTATAAATTAA
- a CDS encoding GMC family oxidoreductase N-terminal domain-containing protein: MYDFIIIGSGVAGCTIFKELINKYPNKKILLLEKGNSPKYISEGNNKVQVLYVNSLGGSALYSVGNAFKIDLRYMGISIKDDIYNEIENELNVNLVPPNFINKPTQNLYNYGFKRTPKFINFNKCRSCGMCASKLCNAKWTPRNLLLPKNSNGKIITNFEVLNIQKKERVFFVEGSYRTNKNNNKNNTNINEKRIFKGKNVILSAGGINSPRILSSILDNEYIGKNLFVDTFITVGGVLNDANLNNSIPMSVYKKYDDFILSPHYSTLLYNQIKEENKIIKNSDIFGLMIKIKDDNNGIVGKNYVYKDISKKDDELFSKGFKEALNIFSDMGIDKIYKTIPRGSHPSGTCAVGKVVNKDFETEIDGLFVCDASIFPKPIGLPPILGIIAIGKKLSHIL; encoded by the coding sequence ATGTATGATTTTATTATAATTGGTTCTGGTGTTGCTGGATGCACTATATTTAAAGAATTAATTAATAAATACCCCAATAAAAAGATACTTCTACTTGAAAAAGGAAATAGTCCAAAATACATCTCCGAAGGAAATAACAAGGTGCAGGTTTTGTATGTAAATTCCCTTGGAGGTTCTGCATTATATTCTGTTGGAAATGCCTTTAAAATTGATTTAAGATACATGGGGATAAGTATTAAAGACGATATATATAATGAGATTGAAAATGAGCTAAATGTTAATTTAGTTCCCCCAAATTTTATTAATAAACCTACTCAAAATTTATACAATTATGGATTTAAACGAACTCCAAAATTTATAAATTTCAACAAATGCCGCTCCTGTGGAATGTGTGCAAGTAAATTATGTAATGCAAAATGGACTCCACGGAATCTTTTATTACCTAAAAACAGTAATGGTAAAATAATCACCAATTTTGAAGTTTTAAATATCCAGAAAAAAGAAAGGGTATTTTTTGTTGAAGGGAGTTATAGAACTAATAAAAATAATAATAAAAATAACACCAACATTAATGAAAAAAGAATATTTAAAGGAAAAAATGTCATACTTTCTGCTGGGGGAATCAATTCTCCAAGAATATTAAGTTCTATATTGGATAATGAGTATATTGGAAAAAACCTTTTTGTAGATACATTTATCACAGTTGGTGGTGTTTTAAACGATGCAAATTTAAATAATTCAATCCCTATGTCGGTTTATAAAAAATACGATGATTTTATACTTTCGCCTCATTATTCTACATTATTATATAATCAAATAAAAGAAGAAAATAAAATAATAAAAAACAGTGATATATTTGGTTTAATGATTAAAATAAAAGATGATAATAACGGCATAGTTGGAAAAAATTATGTATATAAAGATATATCAAAAAAAGATGATGAATTATTTTCAAAGGGATTTAAAGAGGCATTAAATATATTTTCAGATATGGGAATAGACAAGATATATAAAACCATTCCAAGAGGCTCTCATCCATCAGGAACATGTGCCGTAGGGAAGGTAGTAAATAAAGATTTTGAAACTGAAATAGATGGTTTATTTGTTTGTGATGCTTCTATATTTCCAAAACCTATTGGATTACCGCCCATCCTTGGAATAATTGCAATTGGCAAAAAATTGTCACATATACTTTAA
- a CDS encoding ribose-phosphate diphosphokinase: MVIIVSGSDSQDLAFRVSKLTNSELLRTEFRKFPDGELYVRIHGDVKDKDIFLIQTQNNQNDSIVETILMCDALRDEGAKSINLVAPYLAYARQDKKFNIGEPISIRALAKLYSNLCDSLITINPHETHIKAFFDIPFIYGNAVDKLAEYVKDKLKNPVVLSPDKGAIELAKTASEVLNCEYDYLEKTRISPTEINIAPKTLDVKDKDVLIVDDIISTGGTMATAIGMLKEQGAKKVIASCVHPVLIGDALNKLYVGGADEVIGTDTYPSEVSKISVDTIIADLINK; the protein is encoded by the coding sequence ATGGTTATTATTGTATCAGGTTCAGACTCTCAGGACTTGGCATTTAGAGTTTCGAAATTAACAAACTCGGAGCTCCTACGGACAGAATTTAGAAAGTTTCCAGATGGAGAATTGTATGTTAGAATTCATGGAGATGTAAAGGATAAAGATATTTTTTTGATTCAGACGCAGAATAATCAGAATGATTCCATTGTCGAGACTATTTTAATGTGCGATGCACTGAGGGATGAAGGTGCAAAATCCATAAATTTAGTAGCTCCTTATTTGGCTTATGCAAGACAGGACAAAAAATTCAATATTGGAGAACCCATAAGTATCAGAGCTCTGGCTAAGTTATATTCTAATTTATGCGACAGTCTTATAACCATAAATCCTCATGAAACACATATAAAGGCATTTTTCGATATTCCGTTTATTTATGGTAATGCAGTGGATAAATTGGCAGAATATGTAAAGGATAAATTAAAAAATCCCGTTGTTCTTTCACCTGATAAAGGAGCAATAGAACTGGCAAAAACTGCATCGGAGGTTTTAAACTGTGAATATGATTATCTTGAAAAAACAAGAATATCTCCAACTGAAATAAATATAGCTCCTAAAACTTTGGATGTAAAGGATAAAGATGTTCTTATTGTAGATGACATCATATCCACAGGAGGCACAATGGCAACAGCAATAGGTATGTTAAAAGAGCAGGGGGCAAAAAAGGTAATAGCATCCTGTGTTCATCCCGTATTGATTGGCGATGCCCTGAATAAGTTATATGTTGGGGGTGCCGATGAAGTTATTGGCACCGATACCTACCCATCAGAAGTAAGTAAAATTAGCGTGGATACCATTATTGCAGATTTAATTAATAAATAA
- a CDS encoding Tfx family DNA-binding protein, with translation MDSFLTDTQIKVLKLRKKGLTQEEIAKMMNTSRANISMIEKRAKENVEKARNTLRIYNDIISPVKLTIKEGVDVFDIPKMVFKTSDENDIHVKYSSLEILDLIHKNVKDNINKRIVKKPFIINILEDGELSFIE, from the coding sequence ATGGATTCGTTTTTAACAGATACTCAAATAAAAGTATTAAAATTAAGAAAAAAGGGATTAACTCAGGAAGAAATAGCAAAAATGATGAATACAAGCAGAGCAAATATAAGTATGATAGAAAAAAGGGCAAAGGAAAATGTGGAAAAGGCAAGAAATACTTTAAGGATTTACAACGATATAATTTCTCCTGTAAAATTAACCATCAAAGAAGGTGTTGATGTTTTTGATATTCCAAAAATGGTATTCAAAACCTCCGATGAAAATGATATTCATGTAAAATATAGCTCATTGGAAATACTTGATTTAATACACAAAAATGTGAAGGATAACATCAATAAAAGAATTGTTAAAAAACCATTCATAATAAATATTCTTGAAGATGGCGAGCTCTCATTTATTGAATAA
- a CDS encoding mRNA surveillance protein pelota, which produces MKIIKEIPEKNIIKVMPENLDDLWHLYNIIEKNSAVSAMTERRVEDKGDKLRADRGAKKRVYLGIKAEKINFHEDTNRLRVSGKIIYGPDDIPLGSYHTIDIEPYTEVSIQKNWKRWDLERLKDAENSAKKPKVVIVIMDELEANIYLVREYGAKEVAHIKSSLSKRLNYKQQEQEKLSYYNEIANAISQYEGKILVAGPGFGKNNFQKYLSEKYNDIYQRTIFESTNHTGRLGLNEVLKSGIIDRIYGEARLSKETQLVNKLLEEISKRGLAVYGFDDVKNALNYSAIETLLITDEFLRKNRKKMENIVNSVENIGGKTVIISTEHDAGKQLKGLGGIGAILRFPIE; this is translated from the coding sequence ATGAAAATTATTAAGGAAATACCTGAAAAAAATATAATTAAAGTGATGCCTGAGAACTTGGATGACCTTTGGCATCTTTACAATATTATTGAAAAAAACAGTGCAGTATCTGCCATGACAGAACGAAGGGTTGAAGATAAAGGAGACAAATTAAGGGCTGATAGAGGAGCAAAAAAAAGGGTATATTTAGGAATTAAGGCAGAAAAAATAAATTTTCATGAGGATACAAATAGGTTGAGGGTAAGTGGTAAGATAATATATGGTCCAGATGATATTCCATTAGGTTCCTATCATACAATTGATATAGAGCCATATACAGAGGTATCTATCCAAAAAAATTGGAAAAGATGGGATTTAGAACGGTTAAAAGATGCAGAAAATTCTGCGAAAAAGCCAAAGGTTGTAATAGTTATCATGGATGAGCTCGAAGCAAATATATATTTAGTTAGAGAATATGGTGCTAAGGAAGTAGCACATATAAAATCAAGTCTGTCAAAGAGATTAAATTACAAACAACAGGAACAAGAAAAATTAAGTTATTATAATGAAATAGCAAATGCAATAAGTCAATATGAGGGTAAAATTCTTGTAGCAGGTCCAGGATTTGGAAAAAATAATTTTCAAAAATATTTATCTGAAAAATATAACGATATCTATCAAAGAACCATATTTGAATCTACAAACCATACTGGAAGATTGGGACTTAATGAAGTTTTAAAATCCGGAATAATCGATAGGATATATGGTGAGGCAAGATTAAGTAAAGAAACTCAACTTGTAAATAAACTTTTAGAAGAGATTTCAAAAAGGGGTCTTGCAGTTTATGGATTTGATGATGTTAAGAATGCTTTAAACTACTCTGCAATAGAAACACTTCTTATAACGGATGAATTTTTGAGAAAAAATAGGAAAAAGATGGAAAATATTGTAAATTCAGTTGAGAATATTGGTGGAAAAACCGTAATTATATCCACAGAACACGATGCAGGAAAACAGTTAAAGGGTCTTGGTGGAATAGGAGCAATATTAAGATTTCCTATTGAATAA
- a CDS encoding cation:proton antiporter yields MDVILAIGYLSILFAGGSLIAKLAEKFGIPDIPLLLIFGLLISFFNIIPKGIVETSFEFIGNFGLIILLFIGSYEMEWDVMKKVLGTIVKLDVIALLVVCAISGIVFNWVFHLPLLAIIGFLFGAIVCATDPATLIPIFSKMNMNPEVAITLEAESVFNDPLGIVVALICLSAMGLAASENPILEFSSLAVGGIILGLIAGKFYEIIVSKIKFGDYIAPFTLGLCIAFWYFAEGIFPQITGYEISGFMAAAIMGLYIGNTMAPKPGYKKEMERVSMFFGELSTFIRILIFVLLGAGVSISLLENYAIPATICALGSILLARPIGVLIATSIPPARPFLERIYIALEGPRGVVPATMSAMVYSEIMNNPSIVPSSISKYMPPTELAGAILVATFATIIISVILEASWAKPLAKVLLKNKQ; encoded by the coding sequence ATGGATGTTATATTAGCAATTGGTTATCTGTCCATTCTGTTTGCAGGAGGTTCCCTGATAGCAAAATTGGCAGAAAAATTTGGTATTCCAGATATTCCATTACTCTTGATATTTGGACTGCTTATTTCCTTTTTCAACATTATACCAAAAGGTATTGTGGAAACCTCATTTGAATTTATTGGTAATTTTGGTTTAATAATTCTTTTGTTCATAGGCTCTTATGAAATGGAATGGGACGTTATGAAAAAGGTCCTTGGAACAATAGTTAAACTCGATGTCATTGCATTGCTTGTAGTATGTGCAATATCTGGAATAGTATTTAATTGGGTATTTCATTTACCATTGTTGGCTATAATCGGGTTCTTATTTGGTGCAATTGTATGTGCTACTGACCCTGCAACTCTAATTCCAATATTCTCAAAAATGAATATGAATCCAGAGGTGGCAATAACTCTCGAAGCTGAAAGTGTTTTTAATGACCCCCTTGGTATTGTTGTAGCATTGATATGTTTGTCGGCAATGGGATTAGCTGCTAGTGAAAATCCAATACTTGAATTTAGTTCTCTTGCAGTTGGCGGTATTATATTGGGTCTTATTGCAGGCAAATTTTATGAAATTATTGTTTCAAAAATTAAGTTTGGTGATTATATAGCACCATTTACACTTGGCTTGTGTATAGCATTTTGGTATTTTGCTGAGGGCATCTTTCCGCAAATTACAGGCTATGAAATTAGTGGTTTTATGGCAGCTGCAATTATGGGACTTTACATAGGGAATACCATGGCTCCTAAACCAGGATATAAAAAAGAAATGGAAAGAGTTTCAATGTTTTTTGGAGAATTATCCACATTTATTAGAATATTAATATTTGTATTGTTGGGTGCAGGTGTGAGCATTTCATTGTTAGAAAATTATGCAATTCCCGCAACGATATGTGCTTTGGGTTCCATACTTTTAGCAAGACCTATTGGTGTTTTAATTGCAACTTCGATACCTCCTGCAAGACCATTTTTAGAGCGTATATATATTGCATTGGAAGGTCCAAGGGGAGTAGTTCCTGCAACAATGTCTGCAATGGTATATTCTGAGATTATGAACAATCCAAGTATTGTTCCAAGTTCAATATCAAAATATATGCCTCCAACAGAGTTAGCTGGGGCAATACTAGTTGCAACCTTTGCAACAATAATAATAAGTGTAATTTTGGAAGC